CATAACGTGTACGCCGTGTACACCTTTGACTTTTTCCTTGATGTACTTAATTTGCTCAATGCAGATATCCACGCCTTCGCGTTTGGGATCCTCCGCGTTTTTCAGGCGTTCCACCAGCTCGTCGGGTACAATCATACCGCTGACGTTATTTTGGATATACTTGGCCGCCCGCCAACTCTTCATGGGTGTTACCCCGGCCAGGATGTGCACCCGTTCGTCCAGACCCCGCTCACGCACCATTTCCATGAACCGCTCAAAGCGCTCCATGTCAAAGATGCATTGGGTTTGGATAAACTGGGCGCCGGCATTCACTTTTTTCTCCAGGCGGTCCACCCGGAATTCAAAGGGGTCGGCAAAGGGGTTGGCCACTGCCCCGATAAAGAAGTGGGGTTCATGTTCCTTAATGGCCTCGTCCGAGAAGAACAGTTTTTCATCCCGCATGCGGCGCAGATAATAAATGAGCTGCATGGAGTCAATATCATACACGTTTTTGGAGGTGGGGTGGTTGCCGAACTTTTGGTGGTCGCCGGACAGGCAGAGCACATTGCGCATGCCCAGGCTGTAGGCGCCCAATAAATCAGACTGCATGGCAATCCGGTTGCGGTCCCGGCAGGTCATCTGCACAATAGGCTCAATGCCGCAGCCCAGCACATGCACACCGGCCGCTATGCTGGACAGCCGCACAATAGCCGTTTGGTTATCGGTAATATTGGTGGCGTCCACGTAATCGCGCATCATTTCAGCGTGATGACGAATGCCCTCGGCGGAAGAATGCTTGGGCGGCCCGATTTCCGCAGTTACCGCGAATTGACCGCTGTCGAGTATTTGCTGAAGTTTGCTTATATTCTTCAATCGATCATCACATCCTCCCTGATGGCCTTACGCGGCCCGCCGTCCCGTGATTTGGACCAGTCTTTGGGCGGCTGGAATTCCATTAGTTTGTCAAGCTTGCCCAGCGCCTTCATGCGGTCATAAATCAGCTGCCAGGCACAGTCCACGTCCTTGCTCACTTCGCACTTGCCGTACTGTGAGCCGCCGCAGGGGCCGTTTAAAATACTTTTGGAGCAGCGAATGATGGGGCAGATACCGCCGGTGCGGTGCAAGATGCAGTCGCCGCAGAGCCCGCACTTTTCCTCCCAGCTGCCGTGCACAGTGGAGCCGCCGATGAACTTGGTATCCAGTGCGGGTACTACCCACTTATCCTTAAACCGCTCGGCCAGATATTGTACGCCTACGCCGCAGGCCAGTGACACGATGGCATCCACATCTTTGACCAGGTTATCCAGCGGTACGATGTACTCGGGGTCGCACTGCCTGGTACAGGTATAAGTGATTGCCTCCAAGGGATTGTTCTCCAGGTTGCGCTTAATGCGCATGGCTGAGGCCAGCACCTCGGTTTCCTTTTCGCCGCCGGCCAGGCAAACCGTCACGCAGCCGGCGCAGCCCACGAACAACACTTTTTTGCAGTCGTCAATCATTTGGGCAATGTCTTCAACAGGTTTTTGTTGCGCTACTATCATGCTGTTTGGCCACCTTCTTTCTGTGCGTTCCCGGCCCTGTTTCTGTTCAGGGGGCTGGGGCCGAGCTGGCGGATGCGCTCCGTCATCTCATTAGCCACCTTGGCAAATTTGGTGCCTTCGGAGGCAGGGACGTGGAAAAATTCCAGACGTTCTCCGCCGAGACCGGTTTCATCCAGTATTTTTTTGACTGCCGCCACCCGTTTTTTAGCGCGGATGTTGCCTTTAAGAAAATGACAATCACCTAAATTACAGCCGGCCACATACACACCATCGGCACCCTTTTCAAATGTTTTCAAAAGTACCCCGTGCTCGATAGTACCGGAGCAGGGTATCTCAACAACTCTAATGTTGGGGGAATATTGAAGACGCATTGAACCTGCCAGGTCCGCGGCTGTATAAGCGCAAAAACGGCAGCAGAAAGCTACAATTTTGGGCTCAAATTCAGACACCGGAACGTACCTCCTTTAACAAACCATCCATCATATTTAGAATCATGCGGTCACTATATCCTTGGAGCGTAATTGCCTTATTGGGACATTCACCCGCACAAGTTCCGCATCCCTGACACAAAACAGGTTCGATTTCCGCCACGTTATTGTTGATGCGAGGCACGTTGAAGGGGCATAACCGAACGCAGGTTAAACAAGCCGCGCATTTGCTGGGGTCAACCACGGCAACCAATCCAAGTGACTCCAGACAATTCTTGCTTAATATGGTGGCGGCCCGTCCCGCGGCTGCCTTGGCCTGAGCGATATTCTCCTCAATGTTCTTTGGTCCGTGGGCAATACCGGCCATAAACACACCCTCGGAGGCAAAGTCCACGGGGCGGAGTTTCATATGCGCCTCCAGGAAAAATCCATCTTCATTCAGCGGCAATTTAAACAGCTGGCTCAAATTAGCATTGTCTTCCGGCGGCAGTATCGCGGCGGCCAGACCCACCGCATCGGCATTTATTATTATATCGTCGCCCAGTATATGATCTTTGACGGTGACGGTAACCCCACCGGCGCTTTCGGTTACCTGCGGCTTTTGCTCTTCATTGTACCGGACAAAGATTACACCTTTAGTCCGCGCTGTTTGATATATATCTTCTAAAAAACCATAGGTCCGAATATCCCGGTATAGGACAAATACATTGGCTTTCGGATTATTTTCTTTGCATTGGATAGCCAGGCTGACAGACTTGCTGCAGCATATGCGGCTGCAGTAGGGCCGCTCGGTATCGCGGGAGCCCACGCAATTAATCAGCACAATGTTCCGGATATCCT
This genomic interval from Desulfoscipio sp. XC116 contains the following:
- a CDS encoding methylenetetrahydrofolate reductase, whose protein sequence is MKNISKLQQILDSGQFAVTAEIGPPKHSSAEGIRHHAEMMRDYVDATNITDNQTAIVRLSSIAAGVHVLGCGIEPIVQMTCRDRNRIAMQSDLLGAYSLGMRNVLCLSGDHQKFGNHPTSKNVYDIDSMQLIYYLRRMRDEKLFFSDEAIKEHEPHFFIGAVANPFADPFEFRVDRLEKKVNAGAQFIQTQCIFDMERFERFMEMVRERGLDERVHILAGVTPMKSWRAAKYIQNNVSGMIVPDELVERLKNAEDPKREGVDICIEQIKYIKEKVKGVHGVHVMAIAWEEVVPEIVEKCGLYPRPKVD
- a CDS encoding methylenetetrahydrofolate reductase C-terminal domain-containing protein, which gives rise to MIVAQQKPVEDIAQMIDDCKKVLFVGCAGCVTVCLAGGEKETEVLASAMRIKRNLENNPLEAITYTCTRQCDPEYIVPLDNLVKDVDAIVSLACGVGVQYLAERFKDKWVVPALDTKFIGGSTVHGSWEEKCGLCGDCILHRTGGICPIIRCSKSILNGPCGGSQYGKCEVSKDVDCAWQLIYDRMKALGKLDKLMEFQPPKDWSKSRDGGPRKAIREDVMID
- a CDS encoding hydrogenase iron-sulfur subunit is translated as MSEFEPKIVAFCCRFCAYTAADLAGSMRLQYSPNIRVVEIPCSGTIEHGVLLKTFEKGADGVYVAGCNLGDCHFLKGNIRAKKRVAAVKKILDETGLGGERLEFFHVPASEGTKFAKVANEMTERIRQLGPSPLNRNRAGNAQKEGGQTA